In Canis lupus familiaris isolate Mischka breed German Shepherd chromosome 9, alternate assembly UU_Cfam_GSD_1.0, whole genome shotgun sequence, a single window of DNA contains:
- the TMC8 gene encoding transmembrane channel-like protein 8 isoform X5, with protein sequence MLRQWSVGSGQASREPEAGVEELWEQEMARLESSQALVRELPYAMVDKRFIRQLREPEGAKTSCWQRWQRRRRAVGRRLGEAARRLAQGFGLWEGALYEIGGLFGTGIQSYFTFLRFLLLLNLLTLLLTASFVLLPLVWLRPRDPGPALNFTLQCSDGLQSQTGVPRFHNQLWNVLTGRAFNNTYLFYGAYRAGPESGSAYSIRLAYLLSPLACLLLCFCGTLRRMVKGLPQRLFLGQDYRSPVSIKVFSSWDFCIRGQEAATIKKHEISNEFKVELEEGRRFLQVQQQTRTQRICHLLTYLRVNVLIGLLVVGAISVIFWATKYSQDNKEDSLFVLLQYLPPGVIALVNFLGPLLFVFLIQLENYPPSTEINLALLWCVVLKLASLGIFSFSLGQTVLCIGRNKTSCAAYGYNACDYECWENAVGEELYKLSIFNFLLTVAFAFCVSLPRRLLVERFTGSFWTWLDREEFLVPKNVLDIVAGQTVTWMGLFYCPLLPLLNSVFIFLTFYIKKYTLMRNSKASPRRFRASSSTFFFQLVLILGLLLAVMPLGYVVSSIHSSWDCGLFSNYSAPWQVVPELVALRLPPSGQRILHYIGSHAFSFPLLVLLSLVLTICVSQSQANARAIRGLRKQLVWQVQEKWHLVEDLSRLLPEGSGVPVGPESPHSRASRPRSFCPGFPCPGSPGPRAPRPGPCLEDSVSRFRFSSGAEL encoded by the exons ATGCTGAGGCAGTGGTCAGTGGGGTCCGGCCAGGCCTCCCGGGAGCCAGAAGCCGGGGTGGAGGAGCTGTGGGAGCAGGAGATGGCGCGGCTGGAGTCCTCCCAGGCGCTGGTGCGGGAGCTGCCCTATGCCATGGTGGACAAGCGCTTCATCCG GCAGCTGCGGGAGCCCGAGGGCGCCAAGACCTCCTGCTGGCAGCGATGGCAGCGCCGGCGGCGGGCAGTGGGGCGGCGCCTGGGGGAGGCAGCGCGGCGGCTGGCCCAGGGCTTCGGGCTCTGGGAAGGGGCCCTCTACGAGATCGGAG GCCTCTTTGGCACCGGAATCCAGTCCTACTTCACCTTTCTCCGCTTCCTGCTGCTGCTCAACCTGCTGACCCTGCTGCTGACTGCCAGCTTCGTCCTGCTGCCCCTGGTCTGGCTCCGTCCCCGTGACCCAGGCCCGGCCCTCAACTTCA CCCTCCAGTGCTCTGATGGCCTCCAGTCCCAGACTGGTGTTCCCAGGTTCCACAATCAACTCTGGAATGTCTTAACCGGCAGG GCCTTCAACAACACTTACCTCTTCTACGGCGCCTACCGGGCGGGTCCGGAGAGCGGCTCGGCCTACAGCATCCGCCTGGCCTACCTCCTGAGCCCCCtggcctgcctcctcctctgcttctgtgGGACTCTTCGGCG GATGGTGAAGGGGCTGCCGCAGAGGCTGTTTCTGGGCCAGGACTACAGGTCGCCCGTCAGCATCAAAGTGTTCTCCTCCTGGGACTTCTGTATCCGGGGGCAGGAAGCAGCCACCATCAAGAAGCATGAGATCAGCAACGAGTTCAAG GTGGAGCTGGAGGAAGGGCGTCGGTTCCTGCAGGTGCAGCAGCAGACCCGGACCCAGAGGATCTGCCACCTGCTTACCTACCTGCGGGTCAACGtcctcatcgggctcctggtgGTTGGGGCCATCAGCGTGATCTTCTGGGCCACCAAGTACTCGCAGGACAACAAAGAG GACTCACTGTTTGTGCTGCTGCAGTACCTGCCCCCTGGGGTCATCGCCCTGGTCAACTTTTTGGGGCCCCTGCTATTTGTTTTCCTCATCCAGCTGGAGAACTACCCCCCCAGTACTGAGATCAACCTCGCCCTCCTCTG GTGCGTTGTCCTGAAGCTGGCCAGCCTGGGaatattctccttctctctcgGCCAGACCGTGCTGTGTATCGGCAGAAACAAGACGAGCTGTGCGGCCTACGGCTACAACGCCTGTGATTACGAG TGCTGGGAAAACGCAGTCGGGGAAGAGCTATACAAGCTGAGCATCTTCAACTTCCTCCTCACCGTGGCCTTTGCCTTCTGCGTCAGCCTGCCTAGGAG gctgctGGTGGAGCGGTTCACGGGCAGCTTCTGGACCTGGCTGGACCGAGAAGAATTCCTGGTGCCCAAGAATGTCCTGGACATCGTGGCGGGGCAGACAGTCACCTGGATGGGCCTCTTCTACTGTCCCCTGCTGCCTCTGCTCAACAGCGTCTTTATCTTCCTCACCTTCTACATCAAGAAG TACACCCTCATGAGGAACTCCAAGGCATCTCCTCGGCGATTCCGCGCCTCCAGCTCCACCTTCTTCTTCCAGCTGGTGCTCATCCTGGGTCTGCTCCTGGCCGTCATGCCCCTGGGCTACGTGGTCAGCAG CATCCACTCCTCCTGGGACTGTGGCCTTTTCTCCAACTACTCGGCCCCCTGGCAGGTGGTCCCAGAGCTGGTGGCCCTCCGGCTCCCGCCCTCTGGCCAGCGCATCCTCCACTACATCGGTTCCCACGCCTTCAGCTTCCCCCTTCTCGTCCTGCTCAG CCTTGTCCTGACCATTTGCGTCTCCCAGTCCCAGGCCAATGCCAGGGCCATCCGGGGGCTCCGAAAGCAGCTGGTGTGG caaGTCCAGGAGAAGTGGCACCTGGTGGAGGACCTGTCGCGGCTGCTGCCCGAGGGCTCCGGCGTCCCTGTGGGGCCCGAGTCCCCCCACTCCCGAGCTTCGCGCCCGCGGTCCTTCTGCCCGGGGTTTCCGTGCCCgggctccccaggccccagggcccccaggccgGGACCTTGCCTCGAGGACTCCGTCTCTAGATTCCGCTTCTCCAGCGGCGCGGAGCTGTAG
- the TMC8 gene encoding transmembrane channel-like protein 8 isoform X4, with amino-acid sequence MLQPHGSCVTWPHLQVTSCRKPPCWSTCHFLLTCTFAGPFSPPPLSEPTGCWAPAPSVEPGVEEGLGKTRGSRQGCRKARRAQQAGLGPEEGGAGARRAPSRSRPAWQERVQQAAPWGPDPLSPGKLRPLAVCCSELWTGTEPGSAPAEFSLFISGRTRAKSLTLAQQAPHVPSRRQGIASQRPQPPGHRRDAEAVVSGVRPGLPGARSRGGGAVGAGDGAAGVLPGAGAGAALCHGGQALHPLREPEGAKTSCWQRWQRRRRAVGRRLGEAARRLAQGFGLWEGALYEIGALQCSDGLQSQTGVPRFHNQLWNVLTGRAFNNTYLFYGAYRAGPESGSAYSIRLAYLLSPLACLLLCFCGTLRRMVKGLPQRLFLGQDYRSPVSIKVFSSWDFCIRGQEAATIKKHEISNEFKVELEEGRRFLQVQQQTRTQRICHLLTYLRVNVLIGLLVVGAISVIFWATKYSQDNKEDSLFVLLQYLPPGVIALVNFLGPLLFVFLIQLENYPPSTEINLALLWCVVLKLASLGIFSFSLGQTVLCIGRNKTSCAAYGYNACDYECWENAVGEELYKLSIFNFLLTVAFAFCVSLPRRLLVERFTGSFWTWLDREEFLVPKNVLDIVAGQTVTWMGLFYCPLLPLLNSVFIFLTFYIKKYTLMRNSKASPRRFRASSSTFFFQLVLILGLLLAVMPLGYVVSSIHSSWDCGLFSNYSAPWQVVPELVALRLPPSGQRILHYIGSHAFSFPLLVLLSLVLTICVSQSQANARAIRGLRKQLVWQVQEKWHLVEDLSRLLPEGSGVPVGPESPHSRASRPRSFCPGFPCPGSPGPRAPRPGPCLEDSVSRFRFSSGAEL; translated from the exons ATGCTCCAGCCACATGGTAGTTGCGTGACCTGGCCCCACTTGCAGGTCACGTCCTGTAGGAAGCCTCCCTGTTGGAGCACTTGCCACTTCCTGTTGACATGTACTTTTGCTGGTcccttctccccgcccccactctcTGAACCCACTGGGTGCTGGGCCCCagcacccagcgtggagcctggcGTGGAGGAGGGGCTTGGAAAAACGAGGGGATCCAGGCAGGGATGCAGAAAAGCCCGCAGAGCTCAGCAGGCTGGACTGGGCCCTGAGGAGGGAGGAGCGGGCGCAAGAAGG GCTCCCTCACGGTCCCGCCCAGCCTGGCAGGAGCGGGTCCAACAAGCAGCTCCTTGGGGACCGGATCCCTTGTCCCCAG ggaaactgaggcctctgGCAGTGTGTTGCTCTGAGCTGTGGACAGGGACTGAGCCGGGATCCGCCCCAGCCgaattctctctcttcatctctggcCGTACCAGGGCCAAGAGCTTGACGCTCGCCCAGCAGGCACCCCACGTCCCTTCCAGGAGGCAGGGGATTGCCAGCCAGCGCCCCCAACCTCCCGGCCACCGCAGAGATGCTGAGGCAGTGGTCAGTGGGGTCCGGCCAGGCCTCCCGGGAGCCAGAAGCCGGGGTGGAGGAGCTGTGGGAGCAGGAGATGGCGCGGCTGGAGTCCTCCCAGGCGCTGGTGCGGGAGCTGCCCTATGCCATGGTGGACAAGCGCTTCATCCG CTGCGGGAGCCCGAGGGCGCCAAGACCTCCTGCTGGCAGCGATGGCAGCGCCGGCGGCGGGCAGTGGGGCGGCGCCTGGGGGAGGCAGCGCGGCGGCTGGCCCAGGGCTTCGGGCTCTGGGAAGGGGCCCTCTACGAGATCGGAG CCCTCCAGTGCTCTGATGGCCTCCAGTCCCAGACTGGTGTTCCCAGGTTCCACAATCAACTCTGGAATGTCTTAACCGGCAGG GCCTTCAACAACACTTACCTCTTCTACGGCGCCTACCGGGCGGGTCCGGAGAGCGGCTCGGCCTACAGCATCCGCCTGGCCTACCTCCTGAGCCCCCtggcctgcctcctcctctgcttctgtgGGACTCTTCGGCG GATGGTGAAGGGGCTGCCGCAGAGGCTGTTTCTGGGCCAGGACTACAGGTCGCCCGTCAGCATCAAAGTGTTCTCCTCCTGGGACTTCTGTATCCGGGGGCAGGAAGCAGCCACCATCAAGAAGCATGAGATCAGCAACGAGTTCAAG GTGGAGCTGGAGGAAGGGCGTCGGTTCCTGCAGGTGCAGCAGCAGACCCGGACCCAGAGGATCTGCCACCTGCTTACCTACCTGCGGGTCAACGtcctcatcgggctcctggtgGTTGGGGCCATCAGCGTGATCTTCTGGGCCACCAAGTACTCGCAGGACAACAAAGAG GACTCACTGTTTGTGCTGCTGCAGTACCTGCCCCCTGGGGTCATCGCCCTGGTCAACTTTTTGGGGCCCCTGCTATTTGTTTTCCTCATCCAGCTGGAGAACTACCCCCCCAGTACTGAGATCAACCTCGCCCTCCTCTG GTGCGTTGTCCTGAAGCTGGCCAGCCTGGGaatattctccttctctctcgGCCAGACCGTGCTGTGTATCGGCAGAAACAAGACGAGCTGTGCGGCCTACGGCTACAACGCCTGTGATTACGAG TGCTGGGAAAACGCAGTCGGGGAAGAGCTATACAAGCTGAGCATCTTCAACTTCCTCCTCACCGTGGCCTTTGCCTTCTGCGTCAGCCTGCCTAGGAG gctgctGGTGGAGCGGTTCACGGGCAGCTTCTGGACCTGGCTGGACCGAGAAGAATTCCTGGTGCCCAAGAATGTCCTGGACATCGTGGCGGGGCAGACAGTCACCTGGATGGGCCTCTTCTACTGTCCCCTGCTGCCTCTGCTCAACAGCGTCTTTATCTTCCTCACCTTCTACATCAAGAAG TACACCCTCATGAGGAACTCCAAGGCATCTCCTCGGCGATTCCGCGCCTCCAGCTCCACCTTCTTCTTCCAGCTGGTGCTCATCCTGGGTCTGCTCCTGGCCGTCATGCCCCTGGGCTACGTGGTCAGCAG CATCCACTCCTCCTGGGACTGTGGCCTTTTCTCCAACTACTCGGCCCCCTGGCAGGTGGTCCCAGAGCTGGTGGCCCTCCGGCTCCCGCCCTCTGGCCAGCGCATCCTCCACTACATCGGTTCCCACGCCTTCAGCTTCCCCCTTCTCGTCCTGCTCAG CCTTGTCCTGACCATTTGCGTCTCCCAGTCCCAGGCCAATGCCAGGGCCATCCGGGGGCTCCGAAAGCAGCTGGTGTGG caaGTCCAGGAGAAGTGGCACCTGGTGGAGGACCTGTCGCGGCTGCTGCCCGAGGGCTCCGGCGTCCCTGTGGGGCCCGAGTCCCCCCACTCCCGAGCTTCGCGCCCGCGGTCCTTCTGCCCGGGGTTTCCGTGCCCgggctccccaggccccagggcccccaggccgGGACCTTGCCTCGAGGACTCCGTCTCTAGATTCCGCTTCTCCAGCGGCGCGGAGCTGTAG
- the TMC8 gene encoding transmembrane channel-like protein 8 isoform X1 — MLQPHGSCVTWPHLQVTSCRKPPCWSTCHFLLTCTFAGPFSPPPLSEPTGCWAPAPSVEPGVEEGLGKTRGSRQGCRKARRAQQAGLGPEEGGAGARRAPSRSRPAWQERVQQAAPWGPDPLSPGKLRPLAVCCSELWTGTEPGSAPAEFSLFISGRTRAKSLTLAQQAPHVPSRRQGIASQRPQPPGHRRDAEAVVSGVRPGLPGARSRGGGAVGAGDGAAGVLPGAGAGAALCHGGQALHPLREPEGAKTSCWQRWQRRRRAVGRRLGEAARRLAQGFGLWEGALYEIGGLFGTGIQSYFTFLRFLLLLNLLTLLLTASFVLLPLVWLRPRDPGPALNFTLQCSDGLQSQTGVPRFHNQLWNVLTGRAFNNTYLFYGAYRAGPESGSAYSIRLAYLLSPLACLLLCFCGTLRRMVKGLPQRLFLGQDYRSPVSIKVFSSWDFCIRGQEAATIKKHEISNEFKVELEEGRRFLQVQQQTRTQRICHLLTYLRVNVLIGLLVVGAISVIFWATKYSQDNKEDSLFVLLQYLPPGVIALVNFLGPLLFVFLIQLENYPPSTEINLALLWCVVLKLASLGIFSFSLGQTVLCIGRNKTSCAAYGYNACDYECWENAVGEELYKLSIFNFLLTVAFAFCVSLPRRLLVERFTGSFWTWLDREEFLVPKNVLDIVAGQTVTWMGLFYCPLLPLLNSVFIFLTFYIKKYTLMRNSKASPRRFRASSSTFFFQLVLILGLLLAVMPLGYVVSSIHSSWDCGLFSNYSAPWQVVPELVALRLPPSGQRILHYIGSHAFSFPLLVLLSLVLTICVSQSQANARAIRGLRKQLVWQVQEKWHLVEDLSRLLPEGSGVPVGPESPHSRASRPRSFCPGFPCPGSPGPRAPRPGPCLEDSVSRFRFSSGAEL; from the exons ATGCTCCAGCCACATGGTAGTTGCGTGACCTGGCCCCACTTGCAGGTCACGTCCTGTAGGAAGCCTCCCTGTTGGAGCACTTGCCACTTCCTGTTGACATGTACTTTTGCTGGTcccttctccccgcccccactctcTGAACCCACTGGGTGCTGGGCCCCagcacccagcgtggagcctggcGTGGAGGAGGGGCTTGGAAAAACGAGGGGATCCAGGCAGGGATGCAGAAAAGCCCGCAGAGCTCAGCAGGCTGGACTGGGCCCTGAGGAGGGAGGAGCGGGCGCAAGAAGG GCTCCCTCACGGTCCCGCCCAGCCTGGCAGGAGCGGGTCCAACAAGCAGCTCCTTGGGGACCGGATCCCTTGTCCCCAG ggaaactgaggcctctgGCAGTGTGTTGCTCTGAGCTGTGGACAGGGACTGAGCCGGGATCCGCCCCAGCCgaattctctctcttcatctctggcCGTACCAGGGCCAAGAGCTTGACGCTCGCCCAGCAGGCACCCCACGTCCCTTCCAGGAGGCAGGGGATTGCCAGCCAGCGCCCCCAACCTCCCGGCCACCGCAGAGATGCTGAGGCAGTGGTCAGTGGGGTCCGGCCAGGCCTCCCGGGAGCCAGAAGCCGGGGTGGAGGAGCTGTGGGAGCAGGAGATGGCGCGGCTGGAGTCCTCCCAGGCGCTGGTGCGGGAGCTGCCCTATGCCATGGTGGACAAGCGCTTCATCCG CTGCGGGAGCCCGAGGGCGCCAAGACCTCCTGCTGGCAGCGATGGCAGCGCCGGCGGCGGGCAGTGGGGCGGCGCCTGGGGGAGGCAGCGCGGCGGCTGGCCCAGGGCTTCGGGCTCTGGGAAGGGGCCCTCTACGAGATCGGAG GCCTCTTTGGCACCGGAATCCAGTCCTACTTCACCTTTCTCCGCTTCCTGCTGCTGCTCAACCTGCTGACCCTGCTGCTGACTGCCAGCTTCGTCCTGCTGCCCCTGGTCTGGCTCCGTCCCCGTGACCCAGGCCCGGCCCTCAACTTCA CCCTCCAGTGCTCTGATGGCCTCCAGTCCCAGACTGGTGTTCCCAGGTTCCACAATCAACTCTGGAATGTCTTAACCGGCAGG GCCTTCAACAACACTTACCTCTTCTACGGCGCCTACCGGGCGGGTCCGGAGAGCGGCTCGGCCTACAGCATCCGCCTGGCCTACCTCCTGAGCCCCCtggcctgcctcctcctctgcttctgtgGGACTCTTCGGCG GATGGTGAAGGGGCTGCCGCAGAGGCTGTTTCTGGGCCAGGACTACAGGTCGCCCGTCAGCATCAAAGTGTTCTCCTCCTGGGACTTCTGTATCCGGGGGCAGGAAGCAGCCACCATCAAGAAGCATGAGATCAGCAACGAGTTCAAG GTGGAGCTGGAGGAAGGGCGTCGGTTCCTGCAGGTGCAGCAGCAGACCCGGACCCAGAGGATCTGCCACCTGCTTACCTACCTGCGGGTCAACGtcctcatcgggctcctggtgGTTGGGGCCATCAGCGTGATCTTCTGGGCCACCAAGTACTCGCAGGACAACAAAGAG GACTCACTGTTTGTGCTGCTGCAGTACCTGCCCCCTGGGGTCATCGCCCTGGTCAACTTTTTGGGGCCCCTGCTATTTGTTTTCCTCATCCAGCTGGAGAACTACCCCCCCAGTACTGAGATCAACCTCGCCCTCCTCTG GTGCGTTGTCCTGAAGCTGGCCAGCCTGGGaatattctccttctctctcgGCCAGACCGTGCTGTGTATCGGCAGAAACAAGACGAGCTGTGCGGCCTACGGCTACAACGCCTGTGATTACGAG TGCTGGGAAAACGCAGTCGGGGAAGAGCTATACAAGCTGAGCATCTTCAACTTCCTCCTCACCGTGGCCTTTGCCTTCTGCGTCAGCCTGCCTAGGAG gctgctGGTGGAGCGGTTCACGGGCAGCTTCTGGACCTGGCTGGACCGAGAAGAATTCCTGGTGCCCAAGAATGTCCTGGACATCGTGGCGGGGCAGACAGTCACCTGGATGGGCCTCTTCTACTGTCCCCTGCTGCCTCTGCTCAACAGCGTCTTTATCTTCCTCACCTTCTACATCAAGAAG TACACCCTCATGAGGAACTCCAAGGCATCTCCTCGGCGATTCCGCGCCTCCAGCTCCACCTTCTTCTTCCAGCTGGTGCTCATCCTGGGTCTGCTCCTGGCCGTCATGCCCCTGGGCTACGTGGTCAGCAG CATCCACTCCTCCTGGGACTGTGGCCTTTTCTCCAACTACTCGGCCCCCTGGCAGGTGGTCCCAGAGCTGGTGGCCCTCCGGCTCCCGCCCTCTGGCCAGCGCATCCTCCACTACATCGGTTCCCACGCCTTCAGCTTCCCCCTTCTCGTCCTGCTCAG CCTTGTCCTGACCATTTGCGTCTCCCAGTCCCAGGCCAATGCCAGGGCCATCCGGGGGCTCCGAAAGCAGCTGGTGTGG caaGTCCAGGAGAAGTGGCACCTGGTGGAGGACCTGTCGCGGCTGCTGCCCGAGGGCTCCGGCGTCCCTGTGGGGCCCGAGTCCCCCCACTCCCGAGCTTCGCGCCCGCGGTCCTTCTGCCCGGGGTTTCCGTGCCCgggctccccaggccccagggcccccaggccgGGACCTTGCCTCGAGGACTCCGTCTCTAGATTCCGCTTCTCCAGCGGCGCGGAGCTGTAG
- the TMC8 gene encoding transmembrane channel-like protein 8 isoform X2, whose amino-acid sequence MLQPHGSCVTWPHLQVTSCRKPPCWSTCHFLLTCTFAGPFSPPPLSEPTGCWAPAPSVEPGVEEGLGKTRGSRQGCRKARRAQQAGLGPEEGGAGARRAPSRSRPAWQERVQQAAPWGPDPLSPGKLRPLAVCCSELWTGTEPGSAPAEFSLFISGRTRAKSLTLAQQAPHVPSRRQGIASQRPQPPGHRRDAEAVVSGVRPGLPGARSRGGGAVGAGDGAAGVLPGAGAGAALCHGGQALHPAAAGARGRQDLLLAAMAAPAAGSGAAPGGGSAAAGPGLRALGRGPLRDRSFVLLPLVWLRPRDPGPALNFTLQCSDGLQSQTGVPRFHNQLWNVLTGRAFNNTYLFYGAYRAGPESGSAYSIRLAYLLSPLACLLLCFCGTLRRMVKGLPQRLFLGQDYRSPVSIKVFSSWDFCIRGQEAATIKKHEISNEFKVELEEGRRFLQVQQQTRTQRICHLLTYLRVNVLIGLLVVGAISVIFWATKYSQDNKEDSLFVLLQYLPPGVIALVNFLGPLLFVFLIQLENYPPSTEINLALLWCVVLKLASLGIFSFSLGQTVLCIGRNKTSCAAYGYNACDYECWENAVGEELYKLSIFNFLLTVAFAFCVSLPRRLLVERFTGSFWTWLDREEFLVPKNVLDIVAGQTVTWMGLFYCPLLPLLNSVFIFLTFYIKKYTLMRNSKASPRRFRASSSTFFFQLVLILGLLLAVMPLGYVVSSIHSSWDCGLFSNYSAPWQVVPELVALRLPPSGQRILHYIGSHAFSFPLLVLLSLVLTICVSQSQANARAIRGLRKQLVWQVQEKWHLVEDLSRLLPEGSGVPVGPESPHSRASRPRSFCPGFPCPGSPGPRAPRPGPCLEDSVSRFRFSSGAEL is encoded by the exons ATGCTCCAGCCACATGGTAGTTGCGTGACCTGGCCCCACTTGCAGGTCACGTCCTGTAGGAAGCCTCCCTGTTGGAGCACTTGCCACTTCCTGTTGACATGTACTTTTGCTGGTcccttctccccgcccccactctcTGAACCCACTGGGTGCTGGGCCCCagcacccagcgtggagcctggcGTGGAGGAGGGGCTTGGAAAAACGAGGGGATCCAGGCAGGGATGCAGAAAAGCCCGCAGAGCTCAGCAGGCTGGACTGGGCCCTGAGGAGGGAGGAGCGGGCGCAAGAAGG GCTCCCTCACGGTCCCGCCCAGCCTGGCAGGAGCGGGTCCAACAAGCAGCTCCTTGGGGACCGGATCCCTTGTCCCCAG ggaaactgaggcctctgGCAGTGTGTTGCTCTGAGCTGTGGACAGGGACTGAGCCGGGATCCGCCCCAGCCgaattctctctcttcatctctggcCGTACCAGGGCCAAGAGCTTGACGCTCGCCCAGCAGGCACCCCACGTCCCTTCCAGGAGGCAGGGGATTGCCAGCCAGCGCCCCCAACCTCCCGGCCACCGCAGAGATGCTGAGGCAGTGGTCAGTGGGGTCCGGCCAGGCCTCCCGGGAGCCAGAAGCCGGGGTGGAGGAGCTGTGGGAGCAGGAGATGGCGCGGCTGGAGTCCTCCCAGGCGCTGGTGCGGGAGCTGCCCTATGCCATGGTGGACAAGCGCTTCATCCG GCAGCTGCGGGAGCCCGAGGGCGCCAAGACCTCCTGCTGGCAGCGATGGCAGCGCCGGCGGCGGGCAGTGGGGCGGCGCCTGGGGGAGGCAGCGCGGCGGCTGGCCCAGGGCTTCGGGCTCTGGGAAGGGGCCCTCTACGAGATCGGAG CTTCGTCCTGCTGCCCCTGGTCTGGCTCCGTCCCCGTGACCCAGGCCCGGCCCTCAACTTCA CCCTCCAGTGCTCTGATGGCCTCCAGTCCCAGACTGGTGTTCCCAGGTTCCACAATCAACTCTGGAATGTCTTAACCGGCAGG GCCTTCAACAACACTTACCTCTTCTACGGCGCCTACCGGGCGGGTCCGGAGAGCGGCTCGGCCTACAGCATCCGCCTGGCCTACCTCCTGAGCCCCCtggcctgcctcctcctctgcttctgtgGGACTCTTCGGCG GATGGTGAAGGGGCTGCCGCAGAGGCTGTTTCTGGGCCAGGACTACAGGTCGCCCGTCAGCATCAAAGTGTTCTCCTCCTGGGACTTCTGTATCCGGGGGCAGGAAGCAGCCACCATCAAGAAGCATGAGATCAGCAACGAGTTCAAG GTGGAGCTGGAGGAAGGGCGTCGGTTCCTGCAGGTGCAGCAGCAGACCCGGACCCAGAGGATCTGCCACCTGCTTACCTACCTGCGGGTCAACGtcctcatcgggctcctggtgGTTGGGGCCATCAGCGTGATCTTCTGGGCCACCAAGTACTCGCAGGACAACAAAGAG GACTCACTGTTTGTGCTGCTGCAGTACCTGCCCCCTGGGGTCATCGCCCTGGTCAACTTTTTGGGGCCCCTGCTATTTGTTTTCCTCATCCAGCTGGAGAACTACCCCCCCAGTACTGAGATCAACCTCGCCCTCCTCTG GTGCGTTGTCCTGAAGCTGGCCAGCCTGGGaatattctccttctctctcgGCCAGACCGTGCTGTGTATCGGCAGAAACAAGACGAGCTGTGCGGCCTACGGCTACAACGCCTGTGATTACGAG TGCTGGGAAAACGCAGTCGGGGAAGAGCTATACAAGCTGAGCATCTTCAACTTCCTCCTCACCGTGGCCTTTGCCTTCTGCGTCAGCCTGCCTAGGAG gctgctGGTGGAGCGGTTCACGGGCAGCTTCTGGACCTGGCTGGACCGAGAAGAATTCCTGGTGCCCAAGAATGTCCTGGACATCGTGGCGGGGCAGACAGTCACCTGGATGGGCCTCTTCTACTGTCCCCTGCTGCCTCTGCTCAACAGCGTCTTTATCTTCCTCACCTTCTACATCAAGAAG TACACCCTCATGAGGAACTCCAAGGCATCTCCTCGGCGATTCCGCGCCTCCAGCTCCACCTTCTTCTTCCAGCTGGTGCTCATCCTGGGTCTGCTCCTGGCCGTCATGCCCCTGGGCTACGTGGTCAGCAG CATCCACTCCTCCTGGGACTGTGGCCTTTTCTCCAACTACTCGGCCCCCTGGCAGGTGGTCCCAGAGCTGGTGGCCCTCCGGCTCCCGCCCTCTGGCCAGCGCATCCTCCACTACATCGGTTCCCACGCCTTCAGCTTCCCCCTTCTCGTCCTGCTCAG CCTTGTCCTGACCATTTGCGTCTCCCAGTCCCAGGCCAATGCCAGGGCCATCCGGGGGCTCCGAAAGCAGCTGGTGTGG caaGTCCAGGAGAAGTGGCACCTGGTGGAGGACCTGTCGCGGCTGCTGCCCGAGGGCTCCGGCGTCCCTGTGGGGCCCGAGTCCCCCCACTCCCGAGCTTCGCGCCCGCGGTCCTTCTGCCCGGGGTTTCCGTGCCCgggctccccaggccccagggcccccaggccgGGACCTTGCCTCGAGGACTCCGTCTCTAGATTCCGCTTCTCCAGCGGCGCGGAGCTGTAG